Proteins found in one Quercus robur chromosome 2, dhQueRobu3.1, whole genome shotgun sequence genomic segment:
- the LOC126702383 gene encoding serine/threonine-protein phosphatase 7 long form homolog, translating to MIACVSDMQQVGNVDPGPTVGTQLTRQPVHRSTLLWETPAGQVVPGVLNCRRRSCKLPEHGLDPRIARYITEAGFEGLFKVPNLEMDHALITALVERWRPETHTFHLPHGEMSITLQDIEVMLGVPVDGLPITGAVKMDWPTLCLELLGHRPPDLIPHPHENTSILAGARLRFTWLDALFSGPLAADATDEVVQQHARYHILDRLGTILFMDKSADRVSVLPLQFLNPISNAKRNSWGSGALAWLYRHLCKASESKAKQIGGAVMLVQLWAYSRFPLICPVMRLPLPPVEAGPLANRWKGPKSTTEHATHVLVAYRASLSSIRAHQVVWEPYSDVLELLPPYCTAGRQIWRADVPLIYFWIVKDHHPERVFRQFGMKQVPPDIVDTSVHLHKISLQGKLDKDWVQEHAVYIDRWAHREEHIADVPALDGDTTYLAAYMESYRKTTRRYITRDSVYWEIMVESTVELLLQCEPNSAMYNHLKRTLDLVGEMSRAALENARATVTEASTQATGRGGGGRGSRGRGHSGGHAYSGGRGGGHEDDDVLGNFQL from the exons ATGATTGCATGCGTGTCAGATATGCAGCAAGTGGGAAATGTGGATCCTGGACCAACGGTTGGTACACAGTTGACGCGGCAGCCGGTTCATCGATCCACGCTGCTTTGGGAGACGCCAGCCGGTCAG GTAGTGCCAGGCGTGCTAAACTGCAGACGCCGAAGTTGCAAGTTACCCGAGCATGGGCTTGACCCACGGATTGCTCGGTACATAACTGAGGCGGGTTTTGAAGGGTTATTCAAGGTCCCAAACTTGGAAATGGATCATGCGTTGATCACAGCACTAGTTGAGCGTTGGCGTCCGGAGACGCACACATTCCACCTACCGCATGGAGAGATGAGCATCACCTTACAAGATATTGAGGTGATGCTAGGGGTTCCTGTTGATGGGTTGCCAATTACTGGGGCTGTGAAGATGGATTGGCCTACGTTGTGTCTTGAGTTATTGGGTCATCGTCCACCAGACCTGATACCGCATCCCCATGAGAACACCTCTATCCTTGCTGGGGCGAGGCTCAGATTCACGTGGCTGGATGCACTATTTAGTGGGCCCCTAGCTGCGGATGCTACTGATGAGGTAGTGCAGCAACATGCGCGCTATCACATACTCGATCGGTTGGGGACGATTTTGTTTATGGATAAGTCGGCAGACCGGGTGTCGGTGCTGCCTCTACAGTTCCTAAACCCAATCAGCAACGCGAAGAGGAACAGTTGGGGTAGTGGGGCATTAGCCTGGTTGTACAGGCACTTATGCAAGGCATCGGAGTCGAAGGCGAAGCAAATTGGTGGAGCAGTGATGTTGGTGCAGCTGTGGGCGTATTCGAGGTTCCCATTGATATGCCCTGTTATGAGGTTGCCACTACCGCCAGTGGAGGCAGGTCCCCTTGCCAATCG ATGGAAGGGGCCGAAGAGCACGACAGAGCATGCGACACATGTGCTAGTTGCGTATCGTGCGTCACTGTCGAGTATACGGGCACACCAG GTTGTCTGGGAGCCCTACAGCGATGTCCTAGAGTTGTTGCCCCCATATTGCACTGCCGGCCGACAAATATGGAGGGCCGATGTGCCATTGATCTATTTTTGGATAGTAAAGGATCATCATCCCGAACGTGTCTTTCGTCAGTTCGGGATGAAGCAAGTGCCACCGGATATTGTAGATACGTCCGTTCATCTCCACAAAATCTCCCTCCAAGGTAAACTAGATAAGGATTGGGTGCAAGAGCATGCTGTCTACATTGACCGATGGGCCCATAGAGAGGAACATATTGCTGATGTACCAGCATTGGATGGGGACACGACATACCTTGCTGCTTACATGGAGTCGTACCGAAAGACGACGAGACGGTACATTACACGCGACTCGGTGTATTGGGAAATCATG GTTGAGTCCACTGTGGAATTACTATTGCAATGCGAACCAAACTCCGCAATGTACAACCACCTGAAGAGGACGCTGGATCTTGTCGGAGAGATGAGCCGAGCGGCATTGGAGAATGCGCGTGCCACGGTGACTGAGGCGAGCACACAGGCCACAGGCCGTGGTGGGGGAGGTCGTGGGTCTAGAGGGCGTGGACACAGTGGAGGTCATGCATACAGTGGAGGTCGTGGAGGTGGTCACGAGGATGACGATGTCTTGGGTAACTTCCAACTCTAA